A single window of Leptospira semungkisensis DNA harbors:
- a CDS encoding flavin-containing monooxygenase produces the protein MIKEHFDVITVGAGLSGISAGYHLQKFCPGKKYAILEGRPDIGGTWSLFQYPGIRSDSDMFTLGYSFRPWKEAKAIADGPSILKYVRDTAREFGIDKNIRFEHKVLSASWSDKDLQWILEIEVGPKKEKRTYTANFLYICSGYYNYEKGFTPNFPGIEKFKGKLIHPQHWPKDLDYRGKKVVVIGSGATAVTLVPSMADQTEHITMLQRSPTYITSLPSKDIVADILRYFLPAKLAHHITRIKNILIQIWFYQLCKRSPNLAKWLIRARLKMALPKGYDIDTHFKPSYQPWDQRVCLVPDSDLFKSISKGKASIVTDQIEGFTSHGIKLRSGKELEADIIVTATGLDLVAVGGIRLVVNGSPIEISKLYTFKGLMLSDVPNFAFCVGYTNASWTLRADLTSTYVARLLNHMDSKGFTKCVPLCDESKMEREPILDLNSGYIQRSIDKFPMRGAHRPWRFHQNYLMDLFDINFANIKDSNLSFR, from the coding sequence ATGATCAAAGAACATTTCGACGTTATCACCGTAGGCGCGGGGCTTTCCGGGATTAGCGCCGGTTACCATCTGCAAAAATTCTGCCCAGGCAAGAAATACGCGATATTGGAAGGAAGACCCGATATCGGCGGGACCTGGAGTCTGTTTCAGTATCCGGGAATTCGTTCCGATTCCGATATGTTCACACTCGGTTATTCTTTTCGTCCTTGGAAAGAAGCCAAAGCAATCGCAGACGGACCTTCCATCCTGAAATATGTTCGAGATACAGCTAGAGAGTTCGGGATCGATAAGAATATCCGCTTCGAACATAAGGTATTGTCCGCGTCCTGGTCCGATAAGGATTTGCAATGGATTCTCGAAATAGAAGTCGGTCCCAAAAAAGAAAAGAGAACGTATACAGCAAACTTTCTCTATATTTGCAGCGGATATTATAATTATGAGAAGGGGTTCACTCCCAATTTTCCAGGAATCGAAAAATTCAAGGGTAAGTTAATCCATCCGCAGCATTGGCCAAAGGACTTGGATTATAGAGGAAAGAAAGTGGTCGTGATCGGCAGCGGCGCGACTGCAGTGACTCTTGTTCCTTCTATGGCGGATCAGACCGAGCATATAACGATGCTGCAAAGATCTCCTACATATATTACTAGTCTTCCATCCAAAGATATCGTAGCGGATATTCTCAGATACTTTCTGCCTGCGAAATTAGCTCACCATATCACACGAATTAAGAATATTCTAATACAGATCTGGTTCTATCAACTCTGCAAAAGATCTCCCAATCTAGCGAAGTGGTTGATCCGAGCCAGATTAAAGATGGCTCTTCCAAAAGGCTACGATATAGATACTCATTTCAAACCTAGCTACCAGCCTTGGGACCAAAGGGTCTGTTTAGTTCCGGATTCGGATCTGTTCAAGTCTATCTCGAAAGGCAAGGCGTCGATTGTTACCGATCAGATCGAAGGTTTTACTTCTCATGGTATCAAACTACGATCCGGAAAGGAGCTCGAGGCAGATATTATCGTAACTGCAACCGGTTTGGATTTAGTAGCGGTAGGTGGAATTCGCTTAGTCGTAAACGGATCTCCAATAGAGATTTCCAAATTGTATACGTTTAAGGGTTTGATGCTTAGCGATGTCCCTAACTTTGCATTTTGCGTAGGATATACGAATGCTTCTTGGACCTTAAGAGCAGATCTGACTTCTACCTACGTGGCTCGTCTCTTGAATCACATGGATTCCAAAGGGTTTACTAAATGTGTTCCACTTTGTGACGAATCCAAGATGGAAAGAGAACCCATCTTAGATCTAAACTCAGGTTATATACAGAGATCTATAGATAAATTCCCGATGAGAGGAGCTCACAGGCCTTGGAGATTCCATCAGAATTATCTAATGGATCTTTTTGATATTAATTTCGCAAATATTAAAGATTCTAATCTTTCTTTCAGATAG
- a CDS encoding SDR family NAD(P)-dependent oxidoreductase produces MKSFKNKVAAITGAGSGMGRELAIQLAEQGCNLALSDVNESGLAETIQIIKNQGKNNVTITSQKLDVSDRAAVFQWASQVSKDHNQVNLIFNNAGIAFGSTIEGFEEKDFKRVIDINFWGVVHGTQAFLPYLKASGEGHIINTSSVFGIIAVPGTSAYNSSKFAVRGFTETLRQELDVMKCGVSATSVHPGGIQTAIAKSSQTNESVRSLGLDPITAKDKMSAQFITTAKKAASVILKGVRKNSRRVLIGPDATFVDLMQRIFPSFYQMLVGGLLLRRMR; encoded by the coding sequence ATGAAGAGTTTTAAAAATAAAGTAGCCGCTATCACGGGGGCAGGCTCAGGAATGGGAAGAGAATTAGCGATCCAACTCGCGGAGCAAGGTTGCAATCTTGCTCTATCTGATGTGAACGAATCAGGCCTCGCGGAGACGATCCAGATCATCAAGAACCAAGGCAAGAATAACGTAACTATTACCAGTCAAAAGCTGGACGTATCGGATCGCGCCGCAGTTTTTCAATGGGCATCTCAAGTATCCAAAGATCACAACCAAGTAAATCTTATCTTCAATAATGCAGGGATCGCTTTCGGTTCCACGATAGAAGGATTTGAAGAAAAGGATTTCAAGAGAGTCATCGATATCAATTTTTGGGGAGTAGTGCACGGAACTCAGGCCTTTCTTCCTTATTTAAAAGCAAGCGGAGAAGGTCATATCATCAATACTTCGAGCGTATTCGGTATTATTGCAGTGCCTGGAACTTCTGCTTATAATTCTTCTAAATTTGCAGTGAGAGGATTTACGGAAACACTCAGACAAGAGTTGGATGTGATGAAATGCGGTGTGTCTGCAACCAGCGTGCATCCGGGAGGAATCCAAACTGCGATCGCTAAGAGTTCTCAAACCAACGAGAGTGTAAGATCTCTAGGCTTAGATCCGATTACCGCAAAAGATAAGATGTCCGCTCAATTCATTACGACTGCAAAGAAAGCGGCATCCGTAATCTTAAAAGGCGTCAGAAAGAATTCTCGTAGAGTTCTAATCGGACCGGATGCAACCTTTGTAGATCTAATGCAAAGGATATTTCCGAGCTTT